The Oryzias latipes chromosome 11, ASM223467v1 nucleotide sequence gtccagagcgTTTGTGAGgacggcagtttagctcaggtggTATaacaggtcgtccaacaaccgaagaTTTGGCGGCTCGATTCCCGCTCTCCCCATCCAGCTGTTGCCCCCCGGGCGCGGCTAGActagaatttccccattgtgggataaataaagtatcaattatgaattaatcattattattgtttcctccacagcatcaatgatgGCCAATGAAGTTGATCTGTTTTCTCTAAGACcattttggttttcatttatatttgcaCTAAATCTAAATGTCAACAGTGACCCTGATTTTCAGtagagagttctgacctgcagacaacttgacctcagcTTGAAGCTACACTGATAACAGCTGCAGAAGGACATGGACCTTAACAAACTAAGTCTGCAGACATTGCAGCAAAAATAACTTATAAACTCTGTTAAAACCAGAAGGATGGCTGTCAATCaagcagcagaagaaggaataccaaccttggacaatcgaccggatagggacctttttttttcacgtgATTACCTTAGCATTATAAAATtgctcaatcaatattaaagatGGTTAAAGTGATTTGATCTCTAATTATTtcacttcacttgctccaaaaaaaatagattcatGATTCTTTCTAATGAAAAGAATGCTATGAATATTCCAAAAATAGTGTTATGTCTGACTGttctaatgttttaaaaacttgaTCTGCATATGCTACGAAGAATTTTGGAAaggtgttatgtctattttttccGACGTAGTGTTGTTTTTAATCatatgatttttctaatgaaaataatttgcatatattttagataactgatctaaCAATTGCTATGTTGATTTTCCAAaatagttatgtctatttttacataatagttaagtttgatacgtctttgtatggaTGTATGAATGCTGATTGTATCGTTCTCTCTCTTGATAGTGGTCAGCTGGCATCTGCTTGTCATCCGGTGTAAATCTTCATCAGCTTATCGGGATCTTTggaatctttttttcctctaatgtCTCCTTTCTCCCTCTGACAGGAAAAATGTGCGCCGTACTGGCCCACGGCTGAGGAGAAAGAGATGGCGTTTAAAGACACGTGTTTCTTGGTGACGCTGATATCCGAGGACATCAAGTCTTATTACACCACCAGAATACTGGAGCTGCAGAATCTGAGTGTAAGCAAATGCATCATCCAGGAGAACGTCCTCAGTGCTTCAGGAGGCTGTTGCATCACAAGTGTTTATAGTAATGTCAAAGAGCAGGTTTGCAGGGTTTTTGTGCCTTTATGTGGAGTCTCTTTGTTTCatatttcaacatttcacagtttttaagtatggaaagcttttaaaaataaataaagtaacagTTGTAGATTGTTTGTTATGAAAATAGTTTTCGGGTATCGTTCATTTCtagcaaaagtatttttttaaagtaagaacAGAAATATAAGTCAAAGaagttcatttgtgtttgtttaatactttattttattacagaCTGGAGAGAAGAGGAAAATCTACCATTTCCATTATACCACATGGCCTGATTTTGGAGTTCCAGAGTCTCCGGCGTCTTTTCTTAATTTCCTCTTTAAAGTGCGGGAGTCGGGAGCACTGGAGGTGGACCACGGGCCGGCCGTGGTCCACTGCAGCGCCGGGATCGGACGCTCTGGGACATTTTCATTAGTTGATACATGCCTGGTCCTCGTAAGTTCTGCCTTTTTCTTACCTTGTCCCTGCACATCATTCAGAAGATTATAATTGAGAAAATATCATAGAGTTATATTATTGTCAGACCTTTGCTATGCGAAAATGGCAATAAACATTGTTAGGAGCCTACTGCAGACAAAGCAAAATCCTGAGAGGTGATGGATACTTCCTTGTACCATGTCCTGTTTTTTCTAGATGGAAAAGAGGAAAGAACCGTTCTCAGTGGATATCAAAAGCATCCTCTTGAATATGAGGGAGTATCGCATGGGTCTGATCCAGACGCCTGATCAGCTTCGTTTCTCCTACATGGCTGTCCTTGAGGGAGCAAAGCTCATTAGGGGGGACGCGTCCATTCAGGTAGCTGTTATTTCTGTCGTTTGCAGACAGTTTGAAGAATGAAA carries:
- the LOC101158780 gene encoding tyrosine-protein phosphatase non-receptor type 2 isoform X3 is translated as MEEAQRSYILTQGPLRNTCGHFWLMIWEQKTKAVIMLNRVIEKGSEKCAPYWPTAEEKEMAFKDTCFLVTLISEDIKSYYTTRILELQNLSTGEKRKIYHFHYTTWPDFGVPESPASFLNFLFKVRESGALEVDHGPAVVHCSAGIGRSGTFSLVDTCLVLMEKRKEPFSVDIKSILLNMREYRMGLIQTPDQLRFSYMAVLEGAKLIRGDASIQNQWRELSREDQEPAVEPPALTPTQARSPTEQYNGNQRGGQPETGGEYRLDCKEPSQSPFKEQELDGNTTHKRRREDSISKSGTTKTPQSKSRTNDSERKRKSLGCICCT